In Spirosoma linguale DSM 74, one genomic interval encodes:
- a CDS encoding transporter (KEGG: ara:Arad_2530 transporter) → MTPLFQQIITYALLPTLALTGGGLLAVFTRLGPQARSAILHFAAGVVFSVVAVEILPDIVRLHEPWLTALGFGLGIGLMLFIRQRAESAAPDLAGGEVAKSAPAGRLPVAFLLVISVDIVIDGLLLGVGFAAGAKEGVLLAFALGVEVLSLGLATATYLTEGSVPRARIIGIMLGLSALFFVSAVGGATLLQKLPETALDVVLSFGLAALLFLVTEELLVEAHEGPEKPWLTATFFAGFLLFLILGIVA, encoded by the coding sequence ATGACCCCGCTTTTTCAGCAAATTATCACGTACGCCCTGCTGCCAACCCTGGCCCTGACGGGCGGAGGGCTGCTCGCCGTCTTTACCCGGTTAGGCCCGCAGGCCCGCTCGGCCATTCTGCACTTTGCCGCCGGGGTGGTCTTCTCGGTGGTGGCGGTCGAGATTCTGCCCGACATCGTTCGGTTGCATGAGCCGTGGCTGACCGCTTTAGGTTTTGGCCTGGGAATCGGGCTGATGCTCTTCATCCGCCAGCGGGCTGAGTCAGCCGCTCCTGACTTAGCCGGTGGAGAAGTGGCCAAATCAGCCCCGGCGGGCCGGTTGCCGGTCGCCTTTCTGCTGGTTATCAGCGTCGACATTGTCATCGACGGGCTGCTGCTGGGCGTCGGCTTCGCGGCCGGGGCAAAAGAAGGTGTTCTGCTGGCCTTCGCGCTGGGCGTCGAGGTGCTGTCGCTGGGGCTGGCCACGGCGACGTACCTGACCGAAGGCAGCGTACCCCGCGCCCGCATTATTGGCATTATGCTGGGTTTATCCGCGTTGTTTTTCGTCAGCGCGGTGGGCGGGGCCACGCTGCTGCAAAAACTACCCGAAACGGCGTTGGACGTGGTGCTGTCGTTCGGTTTGGCAGCCCTGCTGTTCCTGGTTACCGAAGAGCTGCTGGTCGAAGCCCACGAAGGGCCGGAAAAGCCCTGGCTGACGGCCACCTTTTTTGCCGGTTTTTTATTGTTTTTAATCCTGGGAATAGTAGCCTGA
- a CDS encoding hypothetical protein (KEGG: sfr:Sfri_1781 UspA domain protein): MYKILSNQPGRLALLVADFITVDDYYNLRPLLDTALHSAPFPRLYWEMEYFRGWQPEELWRDLQFDLTVTADFARIVLVGTAGTLALITPVMQTIFRAERRSFSPDKKPLAWDWFNEVEPALPVRPTS; the protein is encoded by the coding sequence ATGTATAAGATTTTAAGCAATCAACCCGGTCGGCTGGCATTGCTGGTGGCTGACTTCATCACGGTGGATGATTATTACAATTTGCGTCCCCTCCTGGATACCGCGCTGCACAGTGCTCCCTTCCCCCGGCTGTATTGGGAGATGGAATACTTCCGGGGCTGGCAACCGGAGGAGCTATGGCGGGATTTACAGTTTGACCTGACGGTCACGGCCGATTTTGCCCGTATTGTCTTGGTCGGTACGGCGGGTACCCTGGCCCTGATCACGCCCGTCATGCAAACCATTTTTCGGGCTGAACGGCGCAGCTTTTCACCCGACAAGAAACCGCTTGCCTGGGACTGGTTTAACGAGGTGGAACCGGCTCTTCCAGTTCGACCTACTTCTTAA
- a CDS encoding protein of unknown function DUF1452 (PFAM: protein of unknown function DUF1452~KEGG: reu:Reut_B5070 hypothetical protein) has protein sequence MDKTNLVQRWAIGFDHLANRITHLTGSSGAFLTAFAVVGIWALTGPLFDYSDDWQLVINTGTTIITFLMVFIIQKAQNKESLAVQLKLNELIAATKGASNRLVAVENLTDDELSVLCQHYQTMAEVTRQASDLRKSHSVEEAIEEAEQKLADEES, from the coding sequence ATGGACAAAACTAACTTAGTTCAACGCTGGGCCATCGGGTTCGACCACCTGGCCAACCGCATCACTCACCTGACGGGTAGTTCGGGGGCTTTCCTGACCGCGTTCGCGGTGGTAGGTATCTGGGCACTGACGGGTCCGCTGTTCGACTATTCTGATGACTGGCAGCTGGTGATCAACACAGGAACCACCATTATCACGTTCCTGATGGTCTTCATTATTCAAAAAGCACAGAACAAAGAATCACTGGCTGTTCAGCTCAAGCTAAACGAACTAATTGCCGCTACCAAAGGAGCCTCCAACCGGTTGGTGGCGGTGGAAAACCTGACGGATGACGAGCTGTCGGTGCTCTGCCAGCATTACCAGACCATGGCCGAGGTGACCCGGCAAGCCAGCGATTTGCGTAAATCCCATTCGGTGGAAGAAGCCATTGAGGAAGCCGAGCAGAAACTGGCTGACGAAGAATCATAA
- a CDS encoding protein of unknown function DUF1345 (PFAM: protein of unknown function DUF1345~KEGG: pol:Bpro_1635 protein of unknown function DUF1345) yields MKKENTYLPRLSALSRSLIALGVGTLVWLVTVGWVGWQTRLLLAWLGYTLTVLMLIWLIIGQADACRVAQREDESRPAIFLLTVGGALASLLAVVVLLGSVKGLSGPEATRHVLLSGLTVVSSWVLMHSTFTLHYAHLYYDPDETAQVGGLDFPGDEQPDYLDFAYYSFVVGMTFQVSDVAVKAKPIRRLTLLHGVLSFAFNTLIIALTINTVASLL; encoded by the coding sequence ATGAAAAAAGAAAATACGTATCTGCCGAGACTATCGGCTTTATCCCGGTCATTGATCGCCCTGGGCGTTGGTACGCTGGTTTGGCTGGTAACGGTCGGGTGGGTTGGCTGGCAGACCCGTCTCCTGCTGGCCTGGCTGGGGTATACACTAACCGTGCTGATGCTCATTTGGCTGATCATCGGCCAGGCGGATGCCTGCCGGGTGGCTCAACGGGAGGACGAGAGCCGCCCGGCCATCTTTCTGCTAACCGTTGGCGGAGCGCTGGCGAGTCTGCTGGCCGTTGTGGTGCTGCTGGGATCGGTGAAAGGCCTGTCGGGGCCGGAAGCCACGCGGCACGTTCTGCTGTCGGGCCTGACGGTCGTTAGTTCGTGGGTGTTGATGCACAGCACGTTCACGCTGCACTACGCCCACCTGTATTACGACCCGGATGAGACCGCGCAGGTCGGCGGGCTGGATTTTCCCGGCGATGAGCAGCCCGACTACCTCGATTTTGCGTACTATTCCTTTGTAGTCGGCATGACCTTTCAGGTGTCGGATGTAGCGGTTAAGGCCAAACCGATTCGTCGGCTGACGCTGCTGCACGGCGTCTTGTCCTTTGCGTTTAATACGCTCATCATCGCCCTGACGATTAACACCGTTGCCAGTCTGTTATAA
- a CDS encoding phosphoheptose isomerase (TIGRFAM: phosphoheptose isomerase~KEGG: kpn:KPN_00236 phosphoheptose isomerase), translating into MQTLQSLIYTELTGAQTELSTFMDNPANLAAVEAAARLMADALRGGHKIISCGNGGSHCDAMHFAEELSGRYRNDRPALAGLAISDSSHLSCVGNDYGYEFVFSRFIEGLGQSGDVLLGISTSGNSANVIRAVDAARQKRMAVVLLTGNDGGQLAGRADVEIRVPHFSYADRIQEIHGMVIHILILLIETLMAAPVETIDYQADQLIKPSIIA; encoded by the coding sequence ATGCAAACCCTGCAATCGCTGATCTATACTGAATTAACCGGGGCTCAAACTGAACTCAGCACGTTCATGGACAACCCGGCCAATCTGGCGGCCGTCGAAGCAGCCGCCCGTCTCATGGCGGACGCGCTTAGAGGGGGCCATAAAATTATATCCTGCGGCAACGGCGGCTCCCATTGCGATGCCATGCACTTTGCCGAAGAACTGTCGGGCCGCTACCGCAACGACCGCCCGGCCTTAGCTGGGTTAGCCATTTCGGACAGCAGCCATCTGTCGTGTGTGGGCAATGATTACGGCTACGAGTTTGTGTTTTCCCGCTTTATTGAAGGTCTGGGCCAGTCGGGCGATGTGCTGCTGGGCATCAGTACCAGTGGCAACTCGGCCAACGTGATACGGGCGGTAGACGCGGCCCGCCAGAAGCGAATGGCAGTCGTACTGCTGACGGGCAACGACGGTGGTCAACTGGCGGGTCGGGCTGATGTAGAAATTCGCGTGCCCCATTTCAGCTATGCGGACCGGATTCAGGAAATACACGGCATGGTCATTCACATCCTGATTCTGCTGATTGAAACGCTGATGGCCGCCCCGGTAGAGACTATTGATTACCAAGCCGATCAATTAATAAAACCGTCCATTATCGCATGA
- a CDS encoding cation diffusion facilitator family transporter (TIGRFAM: cation diffusion facilitator family transporter~PFAM: cation efflux protein~KEGG: pfl:PFL_5222 CDF family cobalt/cadmium/zinc transporter): MTPATPTQPAPASAAGRFNKNLRIVFGLTFTYFLVEVVVGYITNSLALLSDAAHMLTDVIGLALALFANWMSRRPITARRSYGFYRLEILSAFVNALILIGISLYILYEAYGRFRNPPVVDSRNMTLVALVGLAVNLLGIYLLRRGAKDSLNVKGAYLEVVSDLLSSVGVIIAGLVMTYTGWYYADPLFSAIIGLFILPRTLSLMMESVNILLQATPDGLDVTDLEQTINAVPGLSSAHDLHIWTLTSGIVVMSGHVVADASLTTEELTGRIGEVAGRLTTQYNIQHIALQPERAGQCTNALTTL, from the coding sequence ATGACTCCCGCAACCCCTACCCAACCGGCACCGGCTTCCGCAGCCGGTCGTTTCAACAAAAATCTGCGCATCGTCTTTGGCCTGACGTTCACGTATTTTTTAGTCGAGGTAGTCGTTGGCTACATCACCAACAGCCTGGCCCTGCTCTCCGACGCGGCTCACATGCTCACCGACGTGATCGGGCTGGCCCTGGCCCTGTTTGCCAACTGGATGAGCCGCCGACCCATCACGGCCCGGCGCAGCTACGGCTTCTATCGGCTGGAAATCCTGTCGGCCTTCGTCAACGCGCTGATTCTGATTGGCATCTCCCTGTATATTCTCTACGAAGCCTACGGCCGGTTTCGCAATCCGCCGGTGGTCGACAGCCGTAATATGACGCTGGTCGCCCTAGTGGGCTTAGCCGTCAATCTGCTGGGTATCTACCTGCTTCGGCGGGGCGCCAAAGACAGTTTGAATGTCAAGGGGGCTTACTTAGAAGTGGTGAGTGATCTGCTCAGTTCGGTGGGGGTCATCATTGCCGGACTCGTGATGACTTATACCGGCTGGTACTACGCCGATCCGCTGTTCAGTGCCATCATTGGCCTGTTCATTCTGCCGCGCACGCTGTCGCTGATGATGGAATCGGTCAACATCCTGCTTCAGGCAACGCCCGATGGCCTGGACGTAACCGACCTGGAGCAGACCATCAACGCGGTGCCGGGCCTTAGCAGCGCGCACGACCTGCACATCTGGACGCTCACCTCGGGTATTGTGGTGATGAGTGGTCACGTAGTAGCCGATGCTTCGCTGACGACCGAGGAACTGACGGGCCGCATCGGGGAGGTGGCCGGTCGGCTGACGACCCAGTACAACATTCAGCACATTGCGCTCCAGCCCGAGCGGGCGGGCCAATGCACCAACGCCCTGACCACCTTATAA
- a CDS encoding putative lipoprotein (KEGG: mxa:MXAN_4334 putative lipoprotein), with the protein MMHPHSILLVMLLLVAGGCTPTDPTGPVPITFASVPLRASVEPGLIDEASGLADSRTMDGHLWVEEDSGNPAQLNLLTAAGKLAGRLSLPGVANRDWEDIAVGPGPQAGLSYLYLADIGDNGKQNDQNYIYRLVEPKTLSDPITAIDRIAFRYADGPRDAEAILLDPLTRDLWIVTKESPAGRLYHLPYPQSTSTVSTATFKGEVPLSLVTSGSISPDGQQILLKTYVSVSRWPRAKDETINGALLKDNPAPVPYQIEPQGEAIAFDKAGNGFFTLSERASASSVTLNYYKRQ; encoded by the coding sequence ATGATGCACCCTCATTCCATTTTGCTGGTCATGCTATTATTAGTTGCGGGCGGCTGCACGCCAACTGATCCGACAGGTCCCGTTCCCATTACTTTTGCTTCGGTACCGCTTCGGGCATCCGTTGAACCCGGACTTATCGACGAAGCGTCGGGTTTAGCCGACAGCCGAACCATGGATGGACACCTCTGGGTCGAAGAAGATAGCGGCAACCCGGCTCAGTTGAATTTACTGACAGCGGCAGGCAAATTGGCGGGGCGGCTTTCTCTGCCCGGCGTTGCCAATCGGGATTGGGAGGACATAGCCGTTGGCCCCGGCCCACAGGCGGGGCTTTCTTACCTGTATCTGGCCGATATTGGTGATAATGGTAAGCAAAACGACCAGAATTACATCTACCGGTTGGTAGAGCCGAAAACACTGAGTGATCCGATTACAGCCATTGACCGGATTGCATTCCGCTACGCCGACGGGCCGCGTGATGCCGAAGCAATCCTGCTCGATCCGCTCACCCGCGATCTGTGGATCGTAACCAAAGAGTCGCCCGCAGGCCGGCTTTATCATCTGCCCTATCCGCAGAGTACGTCCACCGTCTCGACGGCCACATTTAAAGGTGAAGTGCCGCTGAGTCTGGTCACGTCGGGAAGCATTTCCCCCGATGGTCAGCAGATACTGCTCAAGACGTACGTCAGTGTGTCCAGATGGCCACGCGCAAAGGATGAAACCATCAATGGTGCGCTGCTGAAAGACAACCCTGCCCCGGTTCCCTACCAGATCGAGCCGCAGGGCGAAGCCATCGCGTTCGATAAAGCGGGCAATGGATTCTTTACCCTGAGCGAGCGGGCCAGTGCCTCGTCGGTTACGCTCAATTATTATAAACGTCAATAA
- a CDS encoding protein of unknown function UPF0187 (PFAM: protein of unknown function UPF0187~KEGG: mxa:MXAN_3733 hypothetical protein), protein MLLNRSIPLPFLLGNIRYEALSVFVFANLIFTLRHFFGLESLVIPLAIPALMGTCISLLLAFRTNQAYERWWEARVVWGAIVNDSRTLIRQLRTFLPDKATPAETIQIFAQRQIGWCYVLGQSLRGQPTEELVNTYLPLSEQAPVLKAPHRPLAILQAQADALQQLVSAGYLTDYQLVQVDSTLTRLTDSMGRCERIKNTVFPKTYTFYLQVFIVLFTTMLPFGFVENLFFVEVPVVTLIASAFFLIEKSAIQLQDPFENRPTDTPVTAIATTIAANLTQLTTGSPVEKSDASPVYFVL, encoded by the coding sequence ATGCTATTGAACCGATCAATTCCCTTACCGTTTTTGCTGGGTAATATCCGCTACGAAGCCTTGTCGGTCTTTGTGTTTGCCAACCTGATATTTACCCTGCGGCACTTTTTTGGCTTAGAGAGTTTAGTTATCCCCCTGGCTATTCCGGCTCTGATGGGTACGTGCATTTCGTTGCTGCTGGCCTTCCGCACCAATCAGGCCTACGAACGCTGGTGGGAAGCCCGCGTGGTCTGGGGTGCCATTGTTAACGATAGCCGGACGTTGATTCGTCAGCTACGCACGTTCCTGCCCGATAAGGCCACGCCTGCGGAAACGATCCAGATTTTTGCCCAGCGCCAAATTGGCTGGTGTTACGTGCTGGGGCAATCGCTGCGGGGGCAACCCACAGAAGAGCTGGTGAACACGTATCTTCCCCTTTCCGAACAGGCTCCTGTACTGAAAGCCCCGCACCGCCCGCTGGCCATCCTGCAAGCCCAGGCGGATGCCCTGCAACAATTGGTATCGGCGGGCTACCTAACCGACTATCAACTGGTTCAGGTGGATAGTACGCTAACCCGGCTCACAGACTCGATGGGTCGGTGTGAGCGCATCAAAAACACTGTTTTCCCGAAAACGTATACGTTTTATCTCCAGGTTTTCATTGTTCTGTTTACGACCATGTTACCGTTCGGCTTCGTCGAGAATTTGTTTTTTGTCGAAGTTCCCGTTGTCACGCTGATTGCCTCGGCGTTTTTTTTGATCGAAAAAAGCGCTATTCAATTACAGGACCCCTTTGAGAACCGGCCCACGGATACTCCCGTAACGGCCATTGCTACAACTATAGCCGCGAATCTTACACAGTTAACTACCGGTTCCCCCGTTGAAAAATCGGACGCGTCACCCGTTTACTTTGTTCTTTAA